From a region of the Oncorhynchus keta strain PuntledgeMale-10-30-2019 chromosome 13, Oket_V2, whole genome shotgun sequence genome:
- the LOC118392409 gene encoding 6-phosphofructo-2-kinase/fructose-2,6-bisphosphatase 3-like isoform X2, with product MLTQNRIQKIWIPSKDDKPAVSRGTTGAPHLANPPTVIVMVGLPARGKTYMSKKLTRYLNWIGMPTKVFNVGEYRREAVKNYSSYDFFKADNESAVKIRQQCALAALRDVESYLTEEGGQVAVFDATNTTRERRDMILDFGSENGFKIFFIESVCDDPSVIATNIMEVKVSCPDYQDCNKTDAMEDFHKRIECYRVHYEPLDPDQYDRSLSFIKVIDVGRRFLVNRIQDHVQSKIVYYLMNIHVQPRVIYLCRHGESMYNLQGRLGGDSGLSPRGRKFSGALSTFVKEQNLTDLKVWTNQMCCSIQTAESLGVPYEQWKALNEIDAGVCEEMTYDEVKEKYPEEFALRDQDKYYYRYPTGESYQDLVQRVEPVIMELERQENVLVICHQAVMRCLLAYFLDKSAEEMPYLKCPLHTVLKLTPIAYGCKVESISLNVEAVNTHRERPEEMKKNSGTLIRRNSVTPLTSPEPNIKKPRIDGLDEPLQELPMSLCTPSHLALAGQNMKRMSNDRHEILQLCQ from the exons ATGCTTACTCAGAACAGGATACAAAAGATCTGGATTCCTTCAAAGGATGACAAACCGGCAGTCTCCCGGGGAA cgaCGGGGGCCCCACACCTGGCCAACCCCCCCACAGTGATTGTGATGGTGGGTCTGCCAGCCAGGGGGAAGACCTACATGTCCAAGAAACTCACCCGATACCTCAATTGGATCGGCATGCCCACCAAAG TCTTCAATGTGGGAGAGTATCGCAGAGAAGCAGTCAAGAACTACAGCTCGTATGACTTCTTCAAGGCTGACAACGAGAGTGCCGTGAAGATCAGACA ACAATGTGCCTTAGCAGCTCTGAGGGACGTTGAGTCTTACCTGACAGAGGAGGGAGGCCAGGTTGCAGTCTTTGATGCCACCAACACTACTCGTGAGAGACGAGACATGATTCTGGACTTTGGCAGTGAGAACGGCTTCAAG ATCTTCTTCATTGAGTCGGTGTGTGATGATCCCAGCGTCATCGCCACAAATATCATG GAAGTGAAGGTGTCCTGCCCAGACTACCAGGACTGCAACAAGACAGATGCCATGGAGGACTTCCATAAGAGGATAGAGTGTTACAGGGTTCACTACGAACCCCTGGACCCAGACCAGTACGACAG GAGCCTGTCCTTCATCAAGGTGATAGATGTAGGCAGAAGGTTCCTGGTGAACCGGATCCAGGACCACGTCCAGAGTAAGATCGTCTACTACCTGATGAACATCCACGTCCAGCCCAGAGTCATCTACCTGTGTCGCCATGGAGAGAGCATGTACAACCTGCAGGGACGCCTGGGGGGAGACTCAGGGCTGTCGCCAAGGGGGAGAAAG TTTTCTGGGGCATTGTCGACGTTTGTTAAAGAGCAGAACTTGACGGATCTGAAGGTGTGGACCAATCAGATGTGTTGCAGCATCCAGACTGCTGAGAGCCTGGGAGTGCCCTACGAACAGTGGAAGGCCCTTAACGAGATAGACGCT GGGGTGTGTGAGGAGATGACGTACGATGAGGTGAAGGAGAAGTACCCTGAGGAGTTTGCTCTGAGAGACCAGGACAAGTATTACTACCGCTACCCCACAGGAGAG tcctaTCAGGACCTGGTCCAGCGGGTGGAGCCAGTGATCATGGAGCTGGAGAGACAGGAGAACGTTCTGGTTATCTGTCACCAGGCTGTGATGCGCTGTCTCCTGGCTTACTTCCTGGATAAGAGTGCAGAAGAGATGCCCTACCTGAAGTGTCCCCTCCACACGGTGCTGAAGCTCACCCCCATTGCCTACG GCTGCAAGGTGGAGTCCATCTCGCTCAACGTGGAAGCGGTGAAcacccatagagagagaccagaggagatgaAGAAGAATTCTGGGACTCTGATCAGGAGGAACAGTGTGACCCCCTTGACCAGCCCCGAGCCCAACATCAAGAAACCCCGCATCGACGGCCTGGACGAACCCCTCCAGGAGCTGCCCATGTCCCTCTGCACTCCTTCCCACCTCGCCTTGGCCGGACag AACATGAAGAGAATGTCCAACGATCGCCATGAGATCCTGCAGCTCTGCCAATGA
- the LOC118392409 gene encoding 6-phosphofructo-2-kinase/fructose-2,6-bisphosphatase 3-like isoform X1, producing the protein MLTQNRIQKIWIPSKDDKPAVSRGTTGAPHLANPPTVIVMVGLPARGKTYMSKKLTRYLNWIGMPTKVFNVGEYRREAVKNYSSYDFFKADNESAVKIRQQCALAALRDVESYLTEEGGQVAVFDATNTTRERRDMILDFGSENGFKIFFIESVCDDPSVIATNIMEVKVSCPDYQDCNKTDAMEDFHKRIECYRVHYEPLDPDQYDRSLSFIKVIDVGRRFLVNRIQDHVQSKIVYYLMNIHVQPRVIYLCRHGESMYNLQGRLGGDSGLSPRGRKFSGALSTFVKEQNLTDLKVWTNQMCCSIQTAESLGVPYEQWKALNEIDAGVCEEMTYDEVKEKYPEEFALRDQDKYYYRYPTGESYQDLVQRVEPVIMELERQENVLVICHQAVMRCLLAYFLDKSAEEMPYLKCPLHTVLKLTPIAYGCKVESISLNVEAVNTHRERPEEMKKNSGTLIRRNSVTPLTSPEPNIKKPRIDGLDEPLQELPMSLCTPSHLALAGQHWLGKVCLPPPICTILHCLKRVSLLVFQRT; encoded by the exons ATGCTTACTCAGAACAGGATACAAAAGATCTGGATTCCTTCAAAGGATGACAAACCGGCAGTCTCCCGGGGAA cgaCGGGGGCCCCACACCTGGCCAACCCCCCCACAGTGATTGTGATGGTGGGTCTGCCAGCCAGGGGGAAGACCTACATGTCCAAGAAACTCACCCGATACCTCAATTGGATCGGCATGCCCACCAAAG TCTTCAATGTGGGAGAGTATCGCAGAGAAGCAGTCAAGAACTACAGCTCGTATGACTTCTTCAAGGCTGACAACGAGAGTGCCGTGAAGATCAGACA ACAATGTGCCTTAGCAGCTCTGAGGGACGTTGAGTCTTACCTGACAGAGGAGGGAGGCCAGGTTGCAGTCTTTGATGCCACCAACACTACTCGTGAGAGACGAGACATGATTCTGGACTTTGGCAGTGAGAACGGCTTCAAG ATCTTCTTCATTGAGTCGGTGTGTGATGATCCCAGCGTCATCGCCACAAATATCATG GAAGTGAAGGTGTCCTGCCCAGACTACCAGGACTGCAACAAGACAGATGCCATGGAGGACTTCCATAAGAGGATAGAGTGTTACAGGGTTCACTACGAACCCCTGGACCCAGACCAGTACGACAG GAGCCTGTCCTTCATCAAGGTGATAGATGTAGGCAGAAGGTTCCTGGTGAACCGGATCCAGGACCACGTCCAGAGTAAGATCGTCTACTACCTGATGAACATCCACGTCCAGCCCAGAGTCATCTACCTGTGTCGCCATGGAGAGAGCATGTACAACCTGCAGGGACGCCTGGGGGGAGACTCAGGGCTGTCGCCAAGGGGGAGAAAG TTTTCTGGGGCATTGTCGACGTTTGTTAAAGAGCAGAACTTGACGGATCTGAAGGTGTGGACCAATCAGATGTGTTGCAGCATCCAGACTGCTGAGAGCCTGGGAGTGCCCTACGAACAGTGGAAGGCCCTTAACGAGATAGACGCT GGGGTGTGTGAGGAGATGACGTACGATGAGGTGAAGGAGAAGTACCCTGAGGAGTTTGCTCTGAGAGACCAGGACAAGTATTACTACCGCTACCCCACAGGAGAG tcctaTCAGGACCTGGTCCAGCGGGTGGAGCCAGTGATCATGGAGCTGGAGAGACAGGAGAACGTTCTGGTTATCTGTCACCAGGCTGTGATGCGCTGTCTCCTGGCTTACTTCCTGGATAAGAGTGCAGAAGAGATGCCCTACCTGAAGTGTCCCCTCCACACGGTGCTGAAGCTCACCCCCATTGCCTACG GCTGCAAGGTGGAGTCCATCTCGCTCAACGTGGAAGCGGTGAAcacccatagagagagaccagaggagatgaAGAAGAATTCTGGGACTCTGATCAGGAGGAACAGTGTGACCCCCTTGACCAGCCCCGAGCCCAACATCAAGAAACCCCGCATCGACGGCCTGGACGAACCCCTCCAGGAGCTGCCCATGTCCCTCTGCACTCCTTCCCACCTCGCCTTGGCCGGACag CACTGGCTGGGCAAAGTCTGCCT ACCTCCGCCCATCTGCACCATCCTTCACTGTCTGAAACGCGTCTCTCTTTTAGTGTTTCAAAG AACATGA
- the LOC118392409 gene encoding 6-phosphofructo-2-kinase/fructose-2,6-bisphosphatase 3-like isoform X5, protein MVGLPARGKTYMSKKLTRYLNWIGMPTKVFNVGEYRREAVKNYSSYDFFKADNESAVKIRQQCALAALRDVESYLTEEGGQVAVFDATNTTRERRDMILDFGSENGFKIFFIESVCDDPSVIATNIMEVKVSCPDYQDCNKTDAMEDFHKRIECYRVHYEPLDPDQYDRSLSFIKVIDVGRRFLVNRIQDHVQSKIVYYLMNIHVQPRVIYLCRHGESMYNLQGRLGGDSGLSPRGRKFSGALSTFVKEQNLTDLKVWTNQMCCSIQTAESLGVPYEQWKALNEIDAGVCEEMTYDEVKEKYPEEFALRDQDKYYYRYPTGESYQDLVQRVEPVIMELERQENVLVICHQAVMRCLLAYFLDKSAEEMPYLKCPLHTVLKLTPIAYGCKVESISLNVEAVNTHRERPEEMKKNSGTLIRRNSVTPLTSPEPNIKKPRIDGLDEPLQELPMSLCTPSHLALAGQHWLGKVCLPPPICTILHCLKRVSLLVFQRT, encoded by the exons ATGGTGGGTCTGCCAGCCAGGGGGAAGACCTACATGTCCAAGAAACTCACCCGATACCTCAATTGGATCGGCATGCCCACCAAAG TCTTCAATGTGGGAGAGTATCGCAGAGAAGCAGTCAAGAACTACAGCTCGTATGACTTCTTCAAGGCTGACAACGAGAGTGCCGTGAAGATCAGACA ACAATGTGCCTTAGCAGCTCTGAGGGACGTTGAGTCTTACCTGACAGAGGAGGGAGGCCAGGTTGCAGTCTTTGATGCCACCAACACTACTCGTGAGAGACGAGACATGATTCTGGACTTTGGCAGTGAGAACGGCTTCAAG ATCTTCTTCATTGAGTCGGTGTGTGATGATCCCAGCGTCATCGCCACAAATATCATG GAAGTGAAGGTGTCCTGCCCAGACTACCAGGACTGCAACAAGACAGATGCCATGGAGGACTTCCATAAGAGGATAGAGTGTTACAGGGTTCACTACGAACCCCTGGACCCAGACCAGTACGACAG GAGCCTGTCCTTCATCAAGGTGATAGATGTAGGCAGAAGGTTCCTGGTGAACCGGATCCAGGACCACGTCCAGAGTAAGATCGTCTACTACCTGATGAACATCCACGTCCAGCCCAGAGTCATCTACCTGTGTCGCCATGGAGAGAGCATGTACAACCTGCAGGGACGCCTGGGGGGAGACTCAGGGCTGTCGCCAAGGGGGAGAAAG TTTTCTGGGGCATTGTCGACGTTTGTTAAAGAGCAGAACTTGACGGATCTGAAGGTGTGGACCAATCAGATGTGTTGCAGCATCCAGACTGCTGAGAGCCTGGGAGTGCCCTACGAACAGTGGAAGGCCCTTAACGAGATAGACGCT GGGGTGTGTGAGGAGATGACGTACGATGAGGTGAAGGAGAAGTACCCTGAGGAGTTTGCTCTGAGAGACCAGGACAAGTATTACTACCGCTACCCCACAGGAGAG tcctaTCAGGACCTGGTCCAGCGGGTGGAGCCAGTGATCATGGAGCTGGAGAGACAGGAGAACGTTCTGGTTATCTGTCACCAGGCTGTGATGCGCTGTCTCCTGGCTTACTTCCTGGATAAGAGTGCAGAAGAGATGCCCTACCTGAAGTGTCCCCTCCACACGGTGCTGAAGCTCACCCCCATTGCCTACG GCTGCAAGGTGGAGTCCATCTCGCTCAACGTGGAAGCGGTGAAcacccatagagagagaccagaggagatgaAGAAGAATTCTGGGACTCTGATCAGGAGGAACAGTGTGACCCCCTTGACCAGCCCCGAGCCCAACATCAAGAAACCCCGCATCGACGGCCTGGACGAACCCCTCCAGGAGCTGCCCATGTCCCTCTGCACTCCTTCCCACCTCGCCTTGGCCGGACag CACTGGCTGGGCAAAGTCTGCCT ACCTCCGCCCATCTGCACCATCCTTCACTGTCTGAAACGCGTCTCTCTTTTAGTGTTTCAAAG AACATGA
- the LOC118392409 gene encoding 6-phosphofructo-2-kinase/fructose-2,6-bisphosphatase 3-like isoform X4, translated as MLTQNRIQKIWIPSKDDKPAVSRGTTGAPHLANPPTVIVMVGLPARGKTYMSKKLTRYLNWIGMPTKVFNVGEYRREAVKNYSSYDFFKADNESAVKIRQQCALAALRDVESYLTEEGGQVAVFDATNTTRERRDMILDFGSENGFKIFFIESVCDDPSVIATNIMEVKVSCPDYQDCNKTDAMEDFHKRIECYRVHYEPLDPDQYDRSLSFIKVIDVGRRFLVNRIQDHVQSKIVYYLMNIHVQPRVIYLCRHGESMYNLQGRLGGDSGLSPRGRKFSGALSTFVKEQNLTDLKVWTNQMCCSIQTAESLGVPYEQWKALNEIDAGVCEEMTYDEVKEKYPEEFALRDQDKYYYRYPTGESYQDLVQRVEPVIMELERQENVLVICHQAVMRCLLAYFLDKSAEEMPYLKCPLHTVLKLTPIAYGCKVESISLNVEAVNTHRERPEEMKKNSGTLIRRNSVTPLTSPEPNIKKPRIDGLDEPLQELPMSLCTPSHLALAGQHWLGKVCLT; from the exons ATGCTTACTCAGAACAGGATACAAAAGATCTGGATTCCTTCAAAGGATGACAAACCGGCAGTCTCCCGGGGAA cgaCGGGGGCCCCACACCTGGCCAACCCCCCCACAGTGATTGTGATGGTGGGTCTGCCAGCCAGGGGGAAGACCTACATGTCCAAGAAACTCACCCGATACCTCAATTGGATCGGCATGCCCACCAAAG TCTTCAATGTGGGAGAGTATCGCAGAGAAGCAGTCAAGAACTACAGCTCGTATGACTTCTTCAAGGCTGACAACGAGAGTGCCGTGAAGATCAGACA ACAATGTGCCTTAGCAGCTCTGAGGGACGTTGAGTCTTACCTGACAGAGGAGGGAGGCCAGGTTGCAGTCTTTGATGCCACCAACACTACTCGTGAGAGACGAGACATGATTCTGGACTTTGGCAGTGAGAACGGCTTCAAG ATCTTCTTCATTGAGTCGGTGTGTGATGATCCCAGCGTCATCGCCACAAATATCATG GAAGTGAAGGTGTCCTGCCCAGACTACCAGGACTGCAACAAGACAGATGCCATGGAGGACTTCCATAAGAGGATAGAGTGTTACAGGGTTCACTACGAACCCCTGGACCCAGACCAGTACGACAG GAGCCTGTCCTTCATCAAGGTGATAGATGTAGGCAGAAGGTTCCTGGTGAACCGGATCCAGGACCACGTCCAGAGTAAGATCGTCTACTACCTGATGAACATCCACGTCCAGCCCAGAGTCATCTACCTGTGTCGCCATGGAGAGAGCATGTACAACCTGCAGGGACGCCTGGGGGGAGACTCAGGGCTGTCGCCAAGGGGGAGAAAG TTTTCTGGGGCATTGTCGACGTTTGTTAAAGAGCAGAACTTGACGGATCTGAAGGTGTGGACCAATCAGATGTGTTGCAGCATCCAGACTGCTGAGAGCCTGGGAGTGCCCTACGAACAGTGGAAGGCCCTTAACGAGATAGACGCT GGGGTGTGTGAGGAGATGACGTACGATGAGGTGAAGGAGAAGTACCCTGAGGAGTTTGCTCTGAGAGACCAGGACAAGTATTACTACCGCTACCCCACAGGAGAG tcctaTCAGGACCTGGTCCAGCGGGTGGAGCCAGTGATCATGGAGCTGGAGAGACAGGAGAACGTTCTGGTTATCTGTCACCAGGCTGTGATGCGCTGTCTCCTGGCTTACTTCCTGGATAAGAGTGCAGAAGAGATGCCCTACCTGAAGTGTCCCCTCCACACGGTGCTGAAGCTCACCCCCATTGCCTACG GCTGCAAGGTGGAGTCCATCTCGCTCAACGTGGAAGCGGTGAAcacccatagagagagaccagaggagatgaAGAAGAATTCTGGGACTCTGATCAGGAGGAACAGTGTGACCCCCTTGACCAGCCCCGAGCCCAACATCAAGAAACCCCGCATCGACGGCCTGGACGAACCCCTCCAGGAGCTGCCCATGTCCCTCTGCACTCCTTCCCACCTCGCCTTGGCCGGACag CACTGGCTGGGCAAAGTCTGCCT AACATGA
- the LOC118392409 gene encoding 6-phosphofructo-2-kinase/fructose-2,6-bisphosphatase 3-like isoform X3: MKMQYYSTGAPHLANPPTVIVMVGLPARGKTYMSKKLTRYLNWIGMPTKVFNVGEYRREAVKNYSSYDFFKADNESAVKIRQQCALAALRDVESYLTEEGGQVAVFDATNTTRERRDMILDFGSENGFKIFFIESVCDDPSVIATNIMEVKVSCPDYQDCNKTDAMEDFHKRIECYRVHYEPLDPDQYDRSLSFIKVIDVGRRFLVNRIQDHVQSKIVYYLMNIHVQPRVIYLCRHGESMYNLQGRLGGDSGLSPRGRKFSGALSTFVKEQNLTDLKVWTNQMCCSIQTAESLGVPYEQWKALNEIDAGVCEEMTYDEVKEKYPEEFALRDQDKYYYRYPTGESYQDLVQRVEPVIMELERQENVLVICHQAVMRCLLAYFLDKSAEEMPYLKCPLHTVLKLTPIAYGCKVESISLNVEAVNTHRERPEEMKKNSGTLIRRNSVTPLTSPEPNIKKPRIDGLDEPLQELPMSLCTPSHLALAGQHWLGKVCLPPPICTILHCLKRVSLLVFQRT, from the exons ATGAAGATGCAgtattatt cgaCGGGGGCCCCACACCTGGCCAACCCCCCCACAGTGATTGTGATGGTGGGTCTGCCAGCCAGGGGGAAGACCTACATGTCCAAGAAACTCACCCGATACCTCAATTGGATCGGCATGCCCACCAAAG TCTTCAATGTGGGAGAGTATCGCAGAGAAGCAGTCAAGAACTACAGCTCGTATGACTTCTTCAAGGCTGACAACGAGAGTGCCGTGAAGATCAGACA ACAATGTGCCTTAGCAGCTCTGAGGGACGTTGAGTCTTACCTGACAGAGGAGGGAGGCCAGGTTGCAGTCTTTGATGCCACCAACACTACTCGTGAGAGACGAGACATGATTCTGGACTTTGGCAGTGAGAACGGCTTCAAG ATCTTCTTCATTGAGTCGGTGTGTGATGATCCCAGCGTCATCGCCACAAATATCATG GAAGTGAAGGTGTCCTGCCCAGACTACCAGGACTGCAACAAGACAGATGCCATGGAGGACTTCCATAAGAGGATAGAGTGTTACAGGGTTCACTACGAACCCCTGGACCCAGACCAGTACGACAG GAGCCTGTCCTTCATCAAGGTGATAGATGTAGGCAGAAGGTTCCTGGTGAACCGGATCCAGGACCACGTCCAGAGTAAGATCGTCTACTACCTGATGAACATCCACGTCCAGCCCAGAGTCATCTACCTGTGTCGCCATGGAGAGAGCATGTACAACCTGCAGGGACGCCTGGGGGGAGACTCAGGGCTGTCGCCAAGGGGGAGAAAG TTTTCTGGGGCATTGTCGACGTTTGTTAAAGAGCAGAACTTGACGGATCTGAAGGTGTGGACCAATCAGATGTGTTGCAGCATCCAGACTGCTGAGAGCCTGGGAGTGCCCTACGAACAGTGGAAGGCCCTTAACGAGATAGACGCT GGGGTGTGTGAGGAGATGACGTACGATGAGGTGAAGGAGAAGTACCCTGAGGAGTTTGCTCTGAGAGACCAGGACAAGTATTACTACCGCTACCCCACAGGAGAG tcctaTCAGGACCTGGTCCAGCGGGTGGAGCCAGTGATCATGGAGCTGGAGAGACAGGAGAACGTTCTGGTTATCTGTCACCAGGCTGTGATGCGCTGTCTCCTGGCTTACTTCCTGGATAAGAGTGCAGAAGAGATGCCCTACCTGAAGTGTCCCCTCCACACGGTGCTGAAGCTCACCCCCATTGCCTACG GCTGCAAGGTGGAGTCCATCTCGCTCAACGTGGAAGCGGTGAAcacccatagagagagaccagaggagatgaAGAAGAATTCTGGGACTCTGATCAGGAGGAACAGTGTGACCCCCTTGACCAGCCCCGAGCCCAACATCAAGAAACCCCGCATCGACGGCCTGGACGAACCCCTCCAGGAGCTGCCCATGTCCCTCTGCACTCCTTCCCACCTCGCCTTGGCCGGACag CACTGGCTGGGCAAAGTCTGCCT ACCTCCGCCCATCTGCACCATCCTTCACTGTCTGAAACGCGTCTCTCTTTTAGTGTTTCAAAG AACATGA